AAGATGTTTCTTGTGCTAGTGACTCTGAGCTGCATCATTCGGCATTCCTATAGCTACAATCTAGATACCGAATTACCGATCATCAGGAAGGGAGACAAGGGCAGTTACTTTGGATTCTCAGTAGCGACTCACTCATTCTTTGACGATTTAAAGTATCTGAATACTTCCTCGAAGAATTATACCTGGTATGTCATTTGGCAGATAGATCTCTACTGCATTTTGCTGTGGTTGTCCGAGTttgcaatcaattttttgttttcctcagGCTATTAGTTGGAGCGCCGAAAGGCAACAGATTGCT
The nucleotide sequence above comes from Acropora muricata isolate sample 2 chromosome 12, ASM3666990v1, whole genome shotgun sequence. Encoded proteins:
- the LOC136893420 gene encoding integrin alpha-V-like, with translation MFLVLVTLSCIIRHSYSYNLDTELPIIRKGDKGSYFGFSVATHSFFDDLKYLNTSSKNYTWLLVGAPKGNRLLQSQDGFYNPGLDPGVVMRCDFKNDSDCSALPFQNRGVLKNVILNRIFFYKERMLMRMKFSIKEYLRSKI